In Phyllopteryx taeniolatus isolate TA_2022b chromosome 1, UOR_Ptae_1.2, whole genome shotgun sequence, the following proteins share a genomic window:
- the dnajc22 gene encoding dnaJ homolog subfamily C member 22 yields the protein MVKSVMVAYALWAVGGLFGVHHLYLGRDSHALLWMITLGGFGIGWIRELVRIPTYVGEANQDAEKERRRPSTIPPPPVNPVRFAGQMCVGIYFGTVALIGLSSLSFFYLLVLPLCVGAGVHLVSTVGQQTSDLQKTLTASLITSPIFYGSTLSPLPISLAASVIATQHRKYKKPQATGSPQELGPRLFRLSLAWLAFSAPLAYCVFHNTTTTLYYLSDCVAALLDFFWFLPWLRSALEYILLMPYRFLCALTGEGYYEEAWKKMLEILLKDYTEQEKEALKVLSLGAEASFEEITRGYRELAKTWHPDHNPSKNAEATFVKIHEAYDVLLRRHRPRRFR from the exons ATGGTCAAAAGTGTCATGGTAGCTTATGCCCTGTGGGCAGTGGGTGGCCTTTTTGGTGTTCACCATTTATATTTAGGGAGAGACAGTCATGCACTTTTATGGATGATAACCCTGGGAGGTTTCGGCATAGGCTGGATCAGAGAGCTTGTACGTATTCCAACATATGTGGGTGAAGCCAATCAAGATGCAGAAAAGGAGAGGAGAAGACCCTCCACCATCCCCCCTCCACCAGTAAACCCAGTTAGATTCGCTGGCCAGATGTGTGTTGGGATCTACTTTGGCACTGTGGCACTGATTGGACTGAGCTCCCTTAGTTTTTTCTACTTGCTTGTTCTTCCTTTATGTGTGGGTGCAGGGGTGCATCTGGTGTCCACTGTTGGCCAGCAGACCTCTGATCTCCAAAAAACGCTCACAGCTAGTCTCATAACTTCCCCCATATTCTACGGCAGCACTTTATCCCCTCTGCCAATTAGCCTGGCAGCCAGTGTCATTGCCACACAGCATCGCAAGTACAAGAAACCTCAGGCGACAGGCAGCCCACAGGAACTTG GTCCACGGCTTTTCAGATTGAGTCTCGCTTGGCTGGCTTTCTCTGCTCCATTGGCATATTGTGTTTTCCATAATACCACCACCACATTGTATTACCTGTCTGACTGTGTGGCAGCActgctggattttttttggttCCTCCCTTGGCTCAGAAGTGCGCTGGAGTACATTCTGTTAATGCCCTATCGCTTCTTGTGTGCCTTGACTGGAGAAGGCTATTATGAAGAGGCCTGGAAGAAAATGCTGGAAATACTCCTCAAAGACTatactgagcaggaaaaagaggCGCTGAAG GTTTTGTCACTGGGAGCAGAGGCCTCTTTTGAAGAGATAACTCGTGGCTATAGGGAGCTTGCCAAGACATGGCACCCCGACCACAACCCCAGCAAGAATGCTGAGGCGACGTTTGTTAAGATTCATGAGGCGTATGACGTTCTTCTACGGCGGCACAGGCCCCGCCGGTTCAGATAA